The proteins below are encoded in one region of Lactuca sativa cultivar Salinas chromosome 3, Lsat_Salinas_v11, whole genome shotgun sequence:
- the LOC111905197 gene encoding putative F-box/FBD/LRR-repeat protein At4g13965, with translation MEFDHDHVRRRVVEEDRLSSLPDELIHKILSCFDMKYAVQICSLSSRWEFLWTSMPCFNLSSREFSCLPKFAKFVNHVLTHRNHQVEVSSVKLHFSGAASQVFVRKIASYMFSHNVQQLTVVCFPKKHHEFPPSLFSSQTLKHFTLSNRPLYTSPCLTPKTPWDFPALATLHLSHITLCEDHSQKSVDLFSKCVNLKNLTLEWFTVEAIDIITPRLSNLVLIKGRRSLVINLVAPQLEHLTIIDCSIDYLNAPPGLSSLCYTGDLPQQFSKDGFHSLNKVSICCDMYRPYKEKVACKAIKMLQELHSARYLTLNVDFIECLSSYPNLLSHHPSPFSNLICLTIDSSMRNDAYNVKMSTEARNFFLENSPNATFIMELPEPPPTKAMKQKEARAKKAKRAAEIAIHMTEFQALLDHENMNVERTQAKEKANVALEKLMAQSKAQVGKMHNQTERLMAEFKICVEEVRDLVNEEEAEVKAIISKGTLIRSLLEDMPKRERTEVEARYSRQLEEIEAQHVRLASRLVTLEGILACEQLMSHCISAYLASSNSSTTTIPTTSTSSINPMP, from the exons ATGGAGTTTGATCATGATCATGTTAGGAGGCGAGTGGTCGAAGAAGACAGATTGAGCAGCTTGCCAGATGAGCTTATTCATAAGATCCTTTCCTGTTTTGACATGAAATATGCTGTTCAAATATGTTCGTTGTCATCAAGATGGGAGTTTCTCTGGACATCAATGCCTTGTTTTAACTTGTCAAGTAGGGAGTTTAGCTGTTTACCAAAGTTTGCCAAATTTGTGAATCATGTTTTGACTCACCGCAACCATCAAGTAGAAGTGTCTTCTGTAAAGCTACATTTCAGTGGAGCAGCTAGTCAGGTTTTTGTGAGAAAGATTGCAAGTTATATGTTCTCTCACAATGTCCAACAACTAACTGTTGTTTGTTTTCCCAAAAAACACCATGAATTCCCTCCTTCCCTTTTTAGCTCTCAGACTCTTAAGCATTTCACATTGAGTAACCGCCCTCTTTATACTTCACCTTGCCTTACACCCAAAACACCTTGGGATTTTCCAGCTTTAGCAACTTTGCATCTTAGTCACATCACATTGTGTGAAGATCACAGTCAAAAGTCTGTTGATCTTTTCTCCAAATGTGTAAACTTAAAGAACCTCACTTTGGAGTGGTTCACTGTCGAGGCTATTGACATCATTACCCCTCGACTTTCTAATCTCGTGCTTATCAAAGGCAGACGCTCATTGGTCATCAACCTGGTTGCACCTCAACTTGAACATCTCACAATAATTGATTGTTCAATCGATTACTTGAATGCTCCACCAGGGCTTTCATCTTTGTGCTACACGGGTGATCTTCCTCAACAATTCTCCAAAGATGGATTTCATTCTCTGAACAAAGTGTCTATCTGTTGTGATATGTATAGGCCATATAAGGAGAAAGTGGCATGCAAGGCTATTAAAATGCTTCAAGAGCTCCATAGTGCCAGATATCTCACACTTAATGTGGACTTTATTGAG TGTCTTTCCTCTTATCCAAATTTATTATCACACCATCCATCACCTTTTAGCAACTTAATCTGCTTGACTATAGACTCTAGCATGAGGAATGATGCATACAATGTAAAAATGTCTACCGAAGCTAGAAACTTCTTTCTTGAGAACTCTCCAAATGCCACATTCATCATGGAATTACCCGAG CCACCGCCTACAAAAGCAATGAAGCAGAAAGAAGCTAGGGCAAAAAAGGCTAAACGCGCTGCAGAGATTGCAATCCATATGACAGAATTCCAAGCATTGTTAGATCATGAAAATATGAATGTTGAGCGAACGCAAGCAAAGGAAAAGGCTAATGTTGCCCTTGAGAAGCTCATGGCACAATCAAAAGCTCAAGTAGGGAAGATGCATAACCAGACTGAGAGACTTATGGCAGAGTTTAAGATCTGTGTGGAAGAGGTGCGGGATTTGGTTAATGAAGAAGAAGCAGAAGTTAAAGCAATCATTTCAAAGGGAACCCTAATAAGATCATTACTGGAAGATATGCCTAAGAGAGAGAGGACAGAGGTCGAAGCACGCTACTCTCGACAGCTTGAAGAAATAGAAGCACAACATGTTCGTCTAGCCTCTAGGCTTGTGACTTTGGAAGGAATCTTAGCTTGTGAACAACTCATGTCTCATTGCATCTCAGCATATCTCGCATCATCTAATTCCTCCACAACAACA ATTCCTACAACCTCCACATCGAGCATCAACCCTATGCCGTGA